A window of Epinephelus lanceolatus isolate andai-2023 chromosome 3, ASM4190304v1, whole genome shotgun sequence genomic DNA:
TATGAAATGTTTTAGcgtcttttagctcattgtcTTGGTTTTATGGCCCAAAACTGTACTGTTTTGAGTCACTGCTCGCTAACATGTTTGCCTTATAAGATGATAAGATCTCGATGTTGTTCTTGTTGTGCTGCCCCTAAGTTgttgcaaaaaaatgtttttatggcCTACGTAAATTTTATtctatctctctttttttaaaggtttttgaAACAATGAGGGCCCCCTATTCCCTTCTCGTCTCGGCGGTGATCATCATATGTTACTGTATGACGGGGCCGCACAATTGTGTGACCTCCCAGAAGAAGACTTCCTGTGAAGTGCAAAATGGCCAAGCTGACTGCAGCCACCTCAGCCTTAGTGCGGTCCCTCAAGACCTGCCCAGGAACATCACCAGCCTGGATATGTCTCACAACAGATTGACAAAGTTTCCCCCTGGATCACTAACCCCATACCCAggcctgctccacctcaacaTCAGTCACAACAGTATCACCAAGCTGGACCAGGGTGTGTGCCAGACACTGCCTCTGCTGAAGACCCTGAACATGGGACACAATCAAGTGTATGTGCTGAAGAAGGAGGAACTGAGCCACTGCACTAATCTAACATGGCTGATTATGACTAGCAATAAACTAAAGCTACAAGGAGAACCCTTCTCTGCACTACAGGTACAGATGTCAGTTACATTGATGAGTTGAATCATTACCTGGATGGGAACTGATTAAATGCCTCATGAGCTAGGGTGCAATAATGGTGATGACGACAGAAATGAGACAATTAAGTAAATAGTAATTTCTCTTCTCCTTTCATCACTCACAGAGCCTGAGAGTTCTTGATGTTTCCTTGAACAAACTAAAGTCAGCCAAGCTCGGCTCTCAGCCTCAGCTGCCCAACCTCGTGAGCCTCAATCTGGCACGCAATGACTTCACCACTCTAGAGACAGATGACTTTTTGTTTCTTAACCATTCGTCCTCCCTACAAGTCCTCAACATGTCGCATGTGTCTCTAAAAACGGTGAGAAACTTACCTAGAAATGGGAAATGAAATTGTTTTAACAAAATTGTAACTAGTGTCAGAAAGTAGTTATTGTCACCTTGCTTTCAGTTATCTgttttgtttcccttttttgtgtCACTGCATGATCtctttgttatgttttgttgCAGCTGGAGCCTGGTTGCTTTCAGCCCATTTCAGGCCTACGTACTTTAGTCATGGATGGAAGCAATATGGGCCCACAGGTCATTTCTAAGCTCTGCTCAGAGCTGTCACAGACAGCCATTGATGCTCTTTTTCTCCGGAAGATGAAGCTGGTCACCCTCACAAACACAACCTTTACAGGACTACAGAAAACAAATCTAACCTTTCTGGAGCTGTCCGGTAATGGCATGGTCAAAATTGAAGAAGGCTCATTTCGGTGGCTGTCCAGACTTCAGACTCTGATTTTGGTAGACAACAACATGAAGCATCTGACCAAGCACACATTTCAGGGACTCAAAAGCTTGGAAAAACTCCAACTGACTAATGCTCTAGCGAGCAGTCATCCCATCCCGATTATCGATGACTTCTCCTTCCAACCCTTAAGTGCCCTGGAGAGTTTGATTTTACAGAGAACTGCAGTTCGTAACATCACAGAGCACACATTCACAGGCTTGACAAGTCTGAAAGAACTCGATATGAGCTGGAGTAGTTATACATCACTCAGAAACATTTCCAACAAGACGTTCATCTCACTGGCGGGGTCGCCTCTCAGAAAGTTAAATCTCACCGGAACAGCTATAGCACAGATTAATCCTCGAAGCTTCTCCGTTTTGagaaacctcaccacacttctGCTAGATTACAACTTTATCAAGCAGAATCTCACTGGCGAAGAGTTCGAAGGCCTGGACCAAGTTGAACAGATTTACATGTCCAGTAACCACCAGAAAGTCAATCTGAGCTCTGACTCGTTTGTTAATGTGCCCAATTTGAGGGTCCTGACTCTTGGAAGAAGCCTTATAGCAGAAGCCATGAACTGTGATCCCTCTCCATTCCGTCACCTTCCAAGCCTCACCTACCTGGATCTCAGTAACAACAACATTGCTAACATCAGAGAGAATGCATTCGAGGGGCTTGTGAACCTGAAGGTACTGAAGCTCCAACACAATAACTTAGCTCGTTTGTGGAAGAGTGCCAACCTAGGTGGGCCAGTGTTGTTCCTCAAAAATACACCGAGGTTGTTAATCTTAGATTTGGATAGTAACGGGCTGGATGAGATCCCAGCAGAGGCTCTGAGAGGGTTGAGTGACCTCCATAACCTGAGCCTGGCCTCCAACCTCCTTAATAGTCTTCAGGAGTTCATTTTCGATGATTTGAAGTCACTGCGGGTTTTAAATTTACAGAAGAATCTGATCACAACTGTGAGGCCCCAAGTGTTCAAAACTCCTCTGAGCAACCTCAGCTTGCTTGTCATGGACAAAAATCCATTTGACTGCACGTGTGAGAGCATGTTGTGGTTCGTGACATGGTTGAATAACACAAATATGACCACAGTGCCTGGCCTCAGGGACCAGTATACATGCAACACTCCACTGGCTTACTACAACCACCCCATCATGAAGTTTGACGCCCTCTCTTGCAAAGATATGACCCCATTTCAGGCTCTGTACATATTGAGCAGCACTGCTGTCATCATGCTGATGGTCACTTCGCTTATGGTGCGCTTCCACGGCTGGAGGATCCAGTTTTATTGGAACATACTGATCAATCGCACATTAGGATTCAGCGACGCCACAGTTGAAGAGGGCAGGGAGTTTGAGTACGATGCTTACGTCATACATGCAGAGGAAGACAGCAGCTGGGTGGAGAGAAGGATGGTGCCCTTAGAGAACAACAACTGCAGGTTTTGTTTGGAGGATCGCGATTCGGTCCCTGGCATGTCCCAGCTTGAATCCATCGTGGATAATATGAGAAGGTCCAGAAAAATCTTGTTTGTGGTCACTGAAACTCTTCTCAAAGATCCCTGGTGTAGACGGTAAGTCAAACATACACTGCTagatttatatattattatagatTATACAAACAAAGTGAGTTCTCACAGTTTCCCCTCTCTGCCTTTCTACCCTTATCTCTTTCCTTATCCAGATTTAAAGCCCATCACGCACTTCACCAGGTCATTGAAGCCAGCAGGGACTCTGTGGTTCTGGTTTTCCTGCAGGACGTACATGACTACAAGTTATCTCACTCACTCTTCCTCCGCCGGGGCATGTTGCGTCCATGCTGCGTCCTGGACTGGCctgtggagagggagagggtgcCAGCCTTTCACCAGAAGCTCCTCATAGCACTTGGCATGACTAATCGTTTAAAGGAGTGACTGCGTTCCATTGGTAGGAATGGGAAATTCCCTtggtaacaataataataataataataataataaccaatGTATGATCAGTTCATTGGCTCTCTGTGTAAATATTGTGCTCAAAGGGATATtttgccgattttcaaccagctttgtatcataacaattaGAGTAGTATGTgtgaatgaactgtggtaaactccCCTCCATCTAATCAGTGCCtggatctccctgctcatctccagGCTCAAATCTGCGCTGGCTCCAGGGCTGTTGCTCCAACTACAGATTTTACTTCTGCATTTTCGTTtgcaccacagacacaaagagtatagacgcagagtgagagagaaaaccACCCCTCTCTCTAACTTTCTCTCTAAAGCCCAATTCAGACCATGGATTTGCGACTAGACAAAACCGTTTCAGAtcgttgcagcggtgtgaactggccgatCTGGGATTGACTCAaactggctgatggtgtcacctgcaactcagctggtcaaactgccggcagctggttttagaacggtTTTagaaagcacgtcacctgtttctacagcgaATCGGCTTGTAGGGAAGTCCCCCGGTGAAGTCCGCGGCCTTGCTTGCTCCCGCAGTTGCTTTGTTcccgccgagccctctgtttccaccCTCACGTGTCCTGGTGTCGGACGGTaggccactgctgctgctcgctgtatgtgcttatgctccctcacacacacacattctcattgactgattaattggcgctgCTTACTCATATTgttgtggcatatttattattgaatacagtccatctgatgctcgttttgtttgttttttgccattTCATCACAACTACAAATGCAAGTGCAGCCAGTATCTCAATATCACTATccccattcatattttaagaagctacaaattgtattcagccacaaaataagcctgaaaagctagAAATCAGAACGggagtacagagagttgttgcatagagatgatactcCATCTCATCTAGTTACATTGGTGTGGACcaacaggtttttagaacgttgcagtgTGGTGCATTGCATGTAGTTGTACATTTCAACTTGTCTCGTTGTAGATCTTTTGTCTGGACTGGGCTTTATGCagaccaaactcagatcaaaaaGTAAACCTAGGCAGTGttgatcaaattaaaaaaaaaaaacaagattctgttactgtattgtccTTTTCTCATCTGGAAACatcttcagaaacacattttggtGCACTTTTTGACTCTAATATgggaatttgtgaacaggacgTTGGGGCTGTACTGTTTCCTGTTGTAAAAAGAGAGGCTGAACAGTAAAACTAATCACTGCTGATCAGAAATGAACCAAgactctgtcactgcattgcctcTTTCTCACCTAAGATGTtaacagaaacatattttaactcactgtttaactgtaattcaagGTCATTTGTTACCTGCTGGCTGcaatattgtttcctgtggaaaaacagccaaC
This region includes:
- the tlr3 gene encoding toll-like receptor 3, with the protein product MQRPNLVFETMRAPYSLLVSAVIIICYCMTGPHNCVTSQKKTSCEVQNGQADCSHLSLSAVPQDLPRNITSLDMSHNRLTKFPPGSLTPYPGLLHLNISHNSITKLDQGVCQTLPLLKTLNMGHNQVYVLKKEELSHCTNLTWLIMTSNKLKLQGEPFSALQSLRVLDVSLNKLKSAKLGSQPQLPNLVSLNLARNDFTTLETDDFLFLNHSSSLQVLNMSHVSLKTLEPGCFQPISGLRTLVMDGSNMGPQVISKLCSELSQTAIDALFLRKMKLVTLTNTTFTGLQKTNLTFLELSGNGMVKIEEGSFRWLSRLQTLILVDNNMKHLTKHTFQGLKSLEKLQLTNALASSHPIPIIDDFSFQPLSALESLILQRTAVRNITEHTFTGLTSLKELDMSWSSYTSLRNISNKTFISLAGSPLRKLNLTGTAIAQINPRSFSVLRNLTTLLLDYNFIKQNLTGEEFEGLDQVEQIYMSSNHQKVNLSSDSFVNVPNLRVLTLGRSLIAEAMNCDPSPFRHLPSLTYLDLSNNNIANIRENAFEGLVNLKVLKLQHNNLARLWKSANLGGPVLFLKNTPRLLILDLDSNGLDEIPAEALRGLSDLHNLSLASNLLNSLQEFIFDDLKSLRVLNLQKNLITTVRPQVFKTPLSNLSLLVMDKNPFDCTCESMLWFVTWLNNTNMTTVPGLRDQYTCNTPLAYYNHPIMKFDALSCKDMTPFQALYILSSTAVIMLMVTSLMVRFHGWRIQFYWNILINRTLGFSDATVEEGREFEYDAYVIHAEEDSSWVERRMVPLENNNCRFCLEDRDSVPGMSQLESIVDNMRRSRKILFVVTETLLKDPWCRRFKAHHALHQVIEASRDSVVLVFLQDVHDYKLSHSLFLRRGMLRPCCVLDWPVERERVPAFHQKLLIALGMTNRLKE